The following nucleotide sequence is from Opitutia bacterium.
TGCGGTCGAGTTCGGTGTCTTCGCCGCTGACTTGGAAGTGAACCTTTTTGCCGAAGTTGCGTGCGAGGTCGCGCGACAGGCGCTCCATCTTCTGGAACGTCGGCTTGATGGGAATCATACGCAGCGACATCGCGGTGTGCTGGAGTTCCTTGGCGATGCGCGAGAGCTGCGCGACGTTGCGCTGCATGGGCGAGCCGTCGTCGCAAATGCCGCGCGCGGACTCGATCAGCTGGCTTTGGACGATCACGAGTTCACCGACGACGTCCATGAGGGAGTCGAGTTTCTCGGTGTTGACGCGAACCGTCTGGCCACCGGCGGTGGCCTTGGTCGAGGCTTGCGCTTCGATGGCGTTGGCGGCCGCCGCACCAAGCGGAGACGCGGCGGGAGCCGCGGAAGCGGCCGGAGTTTCGGACGTGCCAGCGGCCGAGGGATCGGCCGGAGCCGCAACAGGCGTCGCGACCGGCGCGGGAGTCGGGTCGCCCTTCGCCAAGGCGCGCACGGCGCGCATCAGGTGGCTGACGGGCACGATCTGGCTCGGCAGATGACCTTTTTCCAGCGCGACGGCGATTTGCTGGGTGAGCAACTGCAGCGCGTCGCGGCTGCGGAGGATTTCCGTGATGATCGCGGGGGTGAGGCGCAGCTCGCGGTTGCGGGCCAGGTCGAGCAGCGACTCGACTTCGTGGGCGAGCGTGTGCATCGGCACGAGGCCGAGGAAGCCGGCGTTGCCTTTGATCGTGTGGAACGAGCGGAAGATCGAATTGATCGCCTCGGGGTTGTCCGGCTGCTGGTCGAGCACGAGCAGCGCGGCCTCGATCTGGGAAAGGTGGTCGACGGCTTCGGCGTAAAATTCCGTGAGCAATTCCTGGTTTTCGCCGAGGTTGAGTTGGAGCAGCACGTCCGCGGCGGCATGCTCGGCGGATGCGGTGGGCGCAGCAGCGGCTTCCGTGGCCGGCGCCGGCGCGGCACTCGCGTCGAACGTCTCGGGCACACTGCCGGCTTTGACGGCCTCGATCGCGGCGGGCAGCCAGGCGATGAGCCGGCGCAGCGTGGCGAGCGTCGCATCGTCGAAGGGTTGGGCTGTGTCGAGGCGCTTGTCGAGGAGCGCGTGGACGCTCACGACCGCTTCGCGCAAAGTCGGCACGGCGGCGCACTGGTCGCGCATTTCGCCGAGCAGGCTGTAGGAGGGGATAAGGCCATCGTCGCGACTAGGCTGGGCGAGGATGGATTCGGCCGCCAAACGACTCAGCGAGTCATCGAGCGCTTGGAAGAATTCCGGAGCGAGGGACATGGGCAAATAGCGGGATCCGCGCCCTCTTCATCGGCCCATGGGGCGAAAACCTTAAATCCATGTGCGACGGGATTTTTTCGGGGCCGCCGATCCCTCGACCGCGGTTCAAGCGACCGCGCGGCTCGTCGGCGTCGCGGGCCACCCGCCGTCCGCCGAAGCGCGCGCGGGCCCAAGACTTTCCGCGCAAAAAGAGCAAAAGTCGCGCGCGTCCGTGTCGATGAACCCCTCGCGACCTTGCTCGGTCCGCGAGGCATATTCCGCCCCTGCGGTCACCGGTCAACCCGGCCGACGAACCACACTTTCTCGTCTCCTGAACCCATGAGCTCTCCTGCCACCGCCACTGCCAACCAAACCAAGCACGCCGGCAAATACCTGACCGTCGTCCTCGATAACGAAGCCTACGGCATCGCCGTGCTGAAGGTTCGCGAAATCATCCGCATGCAGAAGATCACGCCGGTGCCGCAAATGCCGGAGTTCGTGAAAGGCGTCATCAATCTCCGCGGCCGCGTCATTCCGGTCGTCGACCTGCGCGTGAAATTCGGCCTGAAGGCCGAGTTCGCCGAGCGCACCTGCATCGTCGTCGTCCAGGTCAAGCTGCCCAACGACACGATCGTGCAGATGGGTCTGATCGTCGATTCCGTCGA
It contains:
- a CDS encoding chemotaxis protein CheA, with product MSLAPEFFQALDDSLSRLAAESILAQPSRDDGLIPSYSLLGEMRDQCAAVPTLREAVVSVHALLDKRLDTAQPFDDATLATLRRLIAWLPAAIEAVKAGSVPETFDASAAPAPATEAAAAPTASAEHAAADVLLQLNLGENQELLTEFYAEAVDHLSQIEAALLVLDQQPDNPEAINSIFRSFHTIKGNAGFLGLVPMHTLAHEVESLLDLARNRELRLTPAIITEILRSRDALQLLTQQIAVALEKGHLPSQIVPVSHLMRAVRALAKGDPTPAPVATPVAAPADPSAAGTSETPAASAAPAASPLGAAAANAIEAQASTKATAGGQTVRVNTEKLDSLMDVVGELVIVQSQLIESARGICDDGSPMQRNVAQLSRIAKELQHTAMSLRMIPIKPTFQKMERLSRDLARNFGKKVHFQVSGEDTELDRTVVEEIADPLVHMVRNALDHGLEGPEIRAAAGKPEAGTVHLSAYHQGSNIVIELQDDGRGIDPEKILKKAIEKGVVAPNAQLSREECYALIFAPGFSTAEKVTAVSGRGVGMDVVKRNIEKLRGKIEITSEVGKGSVFKIKLPLTMAIIDGLVVRVGTDKFILPSTSVQMAMRPTKDSITTVHGTGEVLELRGKILPLHRLHRRFGIPADATQPWDGIVVIVEHSGKVSALLVDEMVSKQEVVIKNLGAFMQGLPGVAGGAILGDGNIALILDPASLLQAAA
- a CDS encoding purine-binding chemotaxis protein CheW, producing MSSPATATANQTKHAGKYLTVVLDNEAYGIAVLKVREIIRMQKITPVPQMPEFVKGVINLRGRVIPVVDLRVKFGLKAEFAERTCIVVVQVKLPNDTIVQMGLIVDSVEEVVHLPSEEIEPTPEFGTRVDTTYLLGMAKVKGQVKTLLDIDRVVAPETMQSIATAHA